CGCTTCGAATCCGGATAATTGCTTCTTTAAGATCGCTGATACTTCAGCAGCTTTGATTCCAGCCATTTCTCTATGATAAAAAGGCGATCCGTCCAACCGGGCGGACCGGGTTATTTATTTCTGTACTAATTCTCTTTTTAAGTTTTCGAGCTTGTGCGCCAGGCTCGCGTTGTATTCCAGGTCGCCCACTCGGAGCACAAAGCCCCCGATCAGCTCCGGGTCTACGGTTTGTTCCAGGGTCACATCCTTGCCTGTGATGGCCTGCAGTTGCCCGAGCACTTTCTTCTCCAGGGCCTGGGTCAGCGGTACAGCCGTGGTGACGTGGGCCACATCCTGCCCCTTGATCTCCTCGTACCGGGCGATGTATTGCCGGGCCACCTCATCGAGCATCCCTATCCGCTTGTTCTCGGCCAGGAGCCCAAAGAGTTGCACGGTAAGTTTGCTGGCATCCCCGAATATCGCGCCGAGGGCCGAAGCCTTGTCCGTGCCCTTCAGTACGGGGCTTGTCAACACTTCCCACAGGCTATCGCTTCCGGAAAGCGTATCCAGCAGTTGCTGCATATCCTTTTCCACGTCCCCCGCTTTTTTCTGTTCCAGGGCCAGGTCCAGGACCGCCTTGGCATACCGGGAGGCTGCACGTGCTTCGCTCATCTCTTAACGCAGTTTAATATCGTCCACCAACGTGTCGACCAGCTTCAGCTGCTTGTCTTTGTTGCCGAGTTCGTCCCGCAGCACCTTTTCAGCGATTTCCACGGAGAGGGAAGCCACCTGGTTCTTGATGTCCGCGATGGCGGCTTTCTTTTCGCCCTCGATACTCTGTTGGGCAGCCCGGATCATCTTATCGCCTTCCACCTGGGCCTGCTCCTTCGCGTCGGCGATCATCTTCTCCTTGATCTGCCGGGCCTCCTTGAGCATCGCCTCGCGTTCGGCGCGCGCCTCCTGCAGCAGCTTCTCGCTGTCCGCAGTGACGTTCTGCATTTCTTTTTTCGCTTCCTCTGCGGCCGCCAGGGCGTTTTTAATGCCTTCCTCCCGGTCGTTGACCGCTTTCAGGATGGGTTTCCACGCAAAACGGCGCAAGAGGATCAGCAGCAATACAAACAGGATGATCTGCCAGAAAAAAAGTCCTGCCGAAAATTCGTTGATTAATTTATCCATTGTCGTCGGGTTATTCTATGATTCCGAAATACCAGGACAACCCCAACCAACCGTTGGGGTTGTCGTGGTTTCGATTGGGTTTATCCGGCGAAAATCGCGGCGAAACCAATCCCTTCAATAAGCGCCGCTGCAATCAGCATCGCCGTTTGAATCTTTCCGTAGGCCTCAGGCTGACGGGCAATCGCTTCCATGGCACGTCCGCCGATCATCCCGATACCGATACCGGCACCGATTACGGCGAGGCCTGCTCCTACTACACTTGGAATTTCCATAAAATAATTATTAAAGAATTAAACAATTCAACTACTAAGGCACCCCTTAAGGATGCGCCAGTTCCGTTTCTTCCCCATGTCCGTGATCGTGCTCCTCGGCGGCAAAGCCGAAATAGAGCGCAGCCAGCATGGTGAAGATATAGGCCTGCAACAGGGCCACCAGCACCTCGATGAGGGAGATGGCAAAGCTCAGTCCGAATGAAAGCGGGCCGCCGACCCAGCTTTTAAATATGAATATCAGCCCGATCAGGCTCATCAGTACCACGTGGCCCGCCGTCATGTTCGCGTAGAGACGGATGAGCAGCGCAAATGGCTTGATGAAGATCCCGAGGATCTCGATCGGTACCAGGATGATGTAAATCACGATTTTCCCATACCAGGGCATCCCGTCCCCGAGCGGGTCGAAGATGTGCTTCCAGTAGTCTTTGGTCCCGGTGAAGTTCGTCAGCAAAAAGACCAGGATGGCCAGGGCGGTGGTTACCGCGATGTTCCCGGTGACATTGACGCCCAGGGGGGTCAGGCCAAACATGTTCAGGAACCAGATAAAGAAAAAGACCGTGAGCAGAAACGGCATGTAGCGCTTGTATTTCTTCTCCCCGATGTTCGCAATGGCGATGTCGTCCCGGATGTAGAGTACGATGGGCTCAAAGAACCGCCCGATGCCGCGCGGGATGTGCCCGTTTTTGGCGTAGCTGCGGGCCAGACTGCTGAAGAGCCAGATGAGCAGCAGGCCGGTCACCAGCATCATCACGACGCTCTTGGTGATTGAAAAATCCAGGGGTTTCGCATTGGTCGGGTGGTCTTCCGCGTCCATGTTCAGGTCCCCGGCGGCATTGGTTTTATAAATTTTGCTGTGGTGGAGCACGTAGTAATTGCCATCGACTTCGGCAACTTCCTCCCCGTGGTGGAAACGGGCGGAGGAAAAGACCTTCAGGCCGTCGTCCCAGAGGATGACCGGCAGCGGAAAGCCGACGTGAACTTTTTCCCCGGCGTCATTCGTGTAGGAGAACAGGTTGAAGTCGTGGGAATCCTGCAGGTGGTGCTGGATGTATTCCTGGATCTCGGCCTTGGTTCCCTCGGGGGTGTCTTCCCCCTGGGGGGTTTCTTTGGCGAAAAGCCCGATACTGCAAAGTAAAGCGGTAAGGGACAGGATTTTGCTCAGGAAATCAAATCGCATCATGCTCAAATCTTGGGGTCGCTAAAAATCGGTGCAAATGTAAGCTATTCCTCCAAAAAGAAAAAAGCAATTGCATTTTATTTTAGGCCCTTGAAGCCGGGAGCTAGCGGGTATCTTCCTTTTCCAGATCGCGGAGCATTTTTGCCGTAAAATAGGTCTCGGCCAGCAGGGCCAGCAGGTAGGGGATAAAGAAGGAGGCGAATTCAGGCCGGGACATATCGCCGTCGGCCTGGAAACCCGGGTAAATCAGGGCAAAAAACACGAGGAATTTTAACAGGCTCCCCCCGATAAACAGGAAACCGATCTGGGTTCGGAGGCGTTGGCGGAAAAAGTAGAGGCTCCAGACGATGGCTCCGGCCAGGAGGCAATTGATGGCGTACGAAGCCAACAGCAGGTCGCCCAGGGGGTCCAGGCCAAAATGCGAGCGCAGGGCGGCATGGATGGCAAAGGCCCCGCCCAGCAGCAGGAGCAGGGTAGCGGTAAAGCGGGTAAGGAAGGCGCGGTTTTGCCTCATGGGTTCAAACGCTTGATTTGGCGCAGGACCACCCAGAGGGATATGGCTACGCCCAGGATGGTACACCCGGCCGTAAACAGTCTTTTATCGGAACCGTAGTTCGCATCGAGCCACATGCCGGCCCGGGCGGCGAGGAAGATGATGACCCCCATCTCAATGGCAATGCCGGACAGGACGGCTACCTGCCTGAGGGGGTTCCTTGGCTTGTCCGGGTCAGGATGCTTTGGCACGTTCCCCGGTACTTGATGGGCTGCCTACGGCCGGTTTAACGCCCTGGCTGCCGGAGCCGGCGGAACCTCCCGATCTTGCGGATGCGGATGAAGCAGACGGGGCAGGGCTGTTGCCGAGGCCGCCCTTGCCTTTCATACTGCAGGAGGCATTGAAGGTAGCACCCGGTTCTACCGAGAGCTTGGATACGATAACCGTCCCTTCGATGACCGCCGTATTCTTCAGGGACAGCAGGTCGCTTACCTGGAGTTCGCCGTTGAAACTGCCTTCGATATCCGCGTTGACGCATTCCACCTTGCCGTGGATGTAGCCGTCCTTGCCGATGACCACCTTGCCGGAGGTCTTGACGTTGCCGTCCAGCTTGCCGTCGATGCGGAAGTCTGCCTCGGAGATGATATCACCTTTGATTTTTGTGTTTTTTTCAATCCGATTGGGTTGTCCGCCGATCTCGCTCATAGCTCTGGGTTTTTTGTTGTCTGAAAACATGGGGATTAGGATTTTGGGGTTTCAAGCTGACTCCGGTACGCTTCGATATTCTTGTGTATCTGCACGACCTTATAGTTGGCCGATAAAATTACAAAATTCTCATTATCAATCCGGTAATCGCGATTCTTTTTTAACAGCTCCACATAGCCGAGGGCAAAATCCCGGGACCGGAAACCGTGTACCACCACAAACTGGTCTTCCAGGTTGTAAATGTCCCGGGAGATGCGGTTGCGGTACCCGAGGTCCTTCAGGGATTTTTCCAGATCTTCCATCAGCGCCAGGGCTTCCTTTTCCTGGTGGCGCTTGAAAGGGAAGACCACCTTCCAGTTCTGGGTACCCGGCGCGCTGAGTTCCTGGGTGAATTCCGTGGATTCCAGCTGGGGCAACTGCTCCGTGATGATCTGCTGCGCCTTGCGGCCTTCCTCCGTATTCGGGTAGTTCAGGGCCACGTAGTTCAGGGCTTCCCGGAAATCCTCAAAGCCCTGCAGCCGCCCAATGGCATTGGCCTTCAGCAGCTCGAGTTTCGGGACAATCGGGTCGCCGGTAAACTGGGAAATGCTCTCCTCGCTGCCGGTGATGACCTCCAGGTACCGCTGCGCCTCAAAGGCCTTGAACAATTCCCCGTACCGGTATTCCGGGCTGTTCTCCATGGCGGCCAGTTCAATCTCCGGATTGGTCAGGATGGCTGCATACCTGGACTGGGGGTGGTTCCGGATGATGTCCTCCCGCATGGATGCTTCCAGGGGGCTGCCCACCTCCTGGTAAATCTTGTACAGGTTGTACTTGGACGGCAATACGAGCCGCTCTTCCGGGTCCGACGCCAGGACGCGTTCGAGTTTTCCCGCAGCCAGGAGGAGTTCCTTGAATTTTTCCTTATAGATCAGCCCGAGTTGGTAGTTCGAAAAATTCCGCTCCCTTCGCAGGCTGTCGATCACTGCCTCGTCGGTTGGGATCCGGCCCAGGTAAAATTCCAGGGAATACTTTTCCTCCTCCGTAAGGTCTTCCGGCCCGGCCGCAGCCCCTGCCAGGTCGCCGGCCTCCCCGGATTCCGGCAATACCCGGGCCCGGTTGCTCCAGCGCCAGTTGTCCTCGAGTTCCCGGTTCCCCCATTTGTTGGTAAACGCGGTCTTACCGTAACCGAGGCTCGTGATATTGTAGAAATAGAACTTCCCTTGATTGGCTTTTCCCCCGGCCGAATTTGCAAAAGCCTCAAACCCCGCTTCGGCCTGCCGCTCCTTCCGGGCAGCTTCCGCCTCGTCCAGGGCGCGGATGGAATCGATATAGGTCTGGAAATAGATCTCCCGCTGCACGGGCTCCATCTCATAGAGCGCAATCACGCTGTCCGCTTGCCGGACGATTTCCTCGTGGGCAATCACATCGTCCAGGTTCTCCCGTTTCTTGCGGATGGCCCGAAATTCCCGGGTGTTCTCCTCCAGGTTCAGCAGGACGCTGTCGTAGTACGCCCCGGCCGGCTTGTAGGCGTTTCGGTCAAAGTTGTAATCCGCCAGGTCCGTATAGTTGAACGCGTTGATGACCCGGTCTCCCTGGGCAGCCCGGAGCGATCGGTTGTAATAATCCACCGCCAGGCTGTCGTTCCCCTGCCCCATGTGGAATTCGGCCAACTGCCGGTAAATCTTATCCAAAAAGGGCCGGTTTTCGCGGTTTTCCTCCAAATCCGTCAGGTATTCCAGGACGGCGTCGCGGGATTCCGCGTCCACTTCGGTATTCTGGATTTTTTTCAGGTGGGCGTTGATCAGGTAAACCCTGGGGATCTTGCGGTTCATCGCGATGATCTTGTCGAAGGCCAGGTTGGCGCTGTCCGGGTGCTGCATTTGGTTGAACAACTGCCCGATGATGAACAGGTAACGTCCGCGTTCCTCGTTTTTCCGGGTGTAGGCCGCCGCGGTCTTGAGTTGCTGCAAGGCGGTATCCGGATGGCTCAGATTGATGTAGGCCTGCCCCATAATGGCCCGGGCATCCGCGTATTCCTGGTCGCTGAGCTCGATGTACTTGAAAAGCTGTTTCAGATTTTTGATCGCAAGCTCCTCATACCCGAGGCGGATGTTGGTCTTCTCCCTCCAGATCCGGGCTTCCGCCCGTTTGTCGCTGGATTCGTATTTCTGCAGGACGTAGTTGAAGGCTTCCAGGGCGGGGATGTACCGCTCGTCAAAATACCGGGCCTTGCCCAGCAACAGGAAGGCTTCGTCCGTAAGCGGGTTTCGCTCCCGGTCCGAGATGTCCATGCTGTGTTTCTGGATCGCCTTGGCGGCCTTTTCCTCGGCACGCAAAAAATTCGGGTTGTTGTCCTCGGAATCGAGCTTTACTTCGCCGGAGACCTCCAGACGTTCTACCGGCAGGAGTTCCCAGTAGTTGTCCCGGTAGGTGGCATTGAGTTCCTCCCGCCCGTCTTCAAAGGCGAGTTCGCCGTTGTAGAGGACGTTGTACCTGGTGTTCAGGGCGTGCCAGTTGCGGTTGACGAAGGTGTCTTTCTTTGTCGAGCAGCCCCAGAATAATCCTGCCACCAGCGGCAGGCCGTAAAAAAATGCCAGACGAAGCTTCAAAATTCCCGGTATTCGTATGGTATGTAAACTGGAAAACCCCCGATTTAGTATGCCGCGGTGGCGATAATTGCGGCTGGGTTCCCCCCAGGGAGGATCTGCGCAAAGGTATCCCGCA
This genomic window from Robiginitalea biformata HTCC2501 contains:
- the atpH gene encoding ATP synthase F1 subunit delta, with product MSEARAASRYAKAVLDLALEQKKAGDVEKDMQQLLDTLSGSDSLWEVLTSPVLKGTDKASALGAIFGDASKLTVQLFGLLAENKRIGMLDEVARQYIARYEEIKGQDVAHVTTAVPLTQALEKKVLGQLQAITGKDVTLEQTVDPELIGGFVLRVGDLEYNASLAHKLENLKRELVQK
- a CDS encoding F0F1 ATP synthase subunit B; this encodes MDKLINEFSAGLFFWQIILFVLLLILLRRFAWKPILKAVNDREEGIKNALAAAEEAKKEMQNVTADSEKLLQEARAEREAMLKEARQIKEKMIADAKEQAQVEGDKMIRAAQQSIEGEKKAAIADIKNQVASLSVEIAEKVLRDELGNKDKQLKLVDTLVDDIKLR
- the atpE gene encoding ATP synthase F0 subunit C, yielding MEIPSVVGAGLAVIGAGIGIGMIGGRAMEAIARQPEAYGKIQTAMLIAAALIEGIGFAAIFAG
- the atpB gene encoding F0F1 ATP synthase subunit A, with product MMRFDFLSKILSLTALLCSIGLFAKETPQGEDTPEGTKAEIQEYIQHHLQDSHDFNLFSYTNDAGEKVHVGFPLPVILWDDGLKVFSSARFHHGEEVAEVDGNYYVLHHSKIYKTNAAGDLNMDAEDHPTNAKPLDFSITKSVVMMLVTGLLLIWLFSSLARSYAKNGHIPRGIGRFFEPIVLYIRDDIAIANIGEKKYKRYMPFLLTVFFFIWFLNMFGLTPLGVNVTGNIAVTTALAILVFLLTNFTGTKDYWKHIFDPLGDGMPWYGKIVIYIILVPIEILGIFIKPFALLIRLYANMTAGHVVLMSLIGLIFIFKSWVGGPLSFGLSFAISLIEVLVALLQAYIFTMLAALYFGFAAEEHDHGHGEETELAHP
- a CDS encoding DUF6168 family protein, coding for MRQNRAFLTRFTATLLLLLGGAFAIHAALRSHFGLDPLGDLLLASYAINCLLAGAIVWSLYFFRQRLRTQIGFLFIGGSLLKFLVFFALIYPGFQADGDMSRPEFASFFIPYLLALLAETYFTAKMLRDLEKEDTR
- a CDS encoding AtpZ/AtpI family protein, with protein sequence MPKHPDPDKPRNPLRQVAVLSGIAIEMGVIIFLAARAGMWLDANYGSDKRLFTAGCTILGVAISLWVVLRQIKRLNP
- a CDS encoding bactofilin family protein; translated protein: MFSDNKKPRAMSEIGGQPNRIEKNTKIKGDIISEADFRIDGKLDGNVKTSGKVVIGKDGYIHGKVECVNADIEGSFNGELQVSDLLSLKNTAVIEGTVIVSKLSVEPGATFNASCSMKGKGGLGNSPAPSASSASARSGGSAGSGSQGVKPAVGSPSSTGERAKAS
- the porW gene encoding type IX secretion system periplasmic lipoprotein PorW/SprE, producing the protein MKLRLAFFYGLPLVAGLFWGCSTKKDTFVNRNWHALNTRYNVLYNGELAFEDGREELNATYRDNYWELLPVERLEVSGEVKLDSEDNNPNFLRAEEKAAKAIQKHSMDISDRERNPLTDEAFLLLGKARYFDERYIPALEAFNYVLQKYESSDKRAEARIWREKTNIRLGYEELAIKNLKQLFKYIELSDQEYADARAIMGQAYINLSHPDTALQQLKTAAAYTRKNEERGRYLFIIGQLFNQMQHPDSANLAFDKIIAMNRKIPRVYLINAHLKKIQNTEVDAESRDAVLEYLTDLEENRENRPFLDKIYRQLAEFHMGQGNDSLAVDYYNRSLRAAQGDRVINAFNYTDLADYNFDRNAYKPAGAYYDSVLLNLEENTREFRAIRKKRENLDDVIAHEEIVRQADSVIALYEMEPVQREIYFQTYIDSIRALDEAEAARKERQAEAGFEAFANSAGGKANQGKFYFYNITSLGYGKTAFTNKWGNRELEDNWRWSNRARVLPESGEAGDLAGAAAGPEDLTEEEKYSLEFYLGRIPTDEAVIDSLRRERNFSNYQLGLIYKEKFKELLLAAGKLERVLASDPEERLVLPSKYNLYKIYQEVGSPLEASMREDIIRNHPQSRYAAILTNPEIELAAMENSPEYRYGELFKAFEAQRYLEVITGSEESISQFTGDPIVPKLELLKANAIGRLQGFEDFREALNYVALNYPNTEEGRKAQQIITEQLPQLESTEFTQELSAPGTQNWKVVFPFKRHQEKEALALMEDLEKSLKDLGYRNRISRDIYNLEDQFVVVHGFRSRDFALGYVELLKKNRDYRIDNENFVILSANYKVVQIHKNIEAYRSQLETPKS